The following proteins are co-located in the Pomacea canaliculata isolate SZHN2017 linkage group LG10, ASM307304v1, whole genome shotgun sequence genome:
- the LOC112574519 gene encoding GTPase IMAP family member 4-like, producing the protein MSLSKLSSTVKVFIIGKTGNGKSLLGNSILGREEFLVARSMRSTTVRLGKAVGFVNGQQIMILDTPDPVNLNLSDTEIKNEVTRWKSAVEGPYAILLAVRCDVRYTAEEYDIYMKIKRAWGDNAFTNRLVVVFTFGDRQDRDIHEELKTVCWELRNVLADAGNCYVLFNNMARGSEMAAQVGQLLNVIHRLDMKSAVSPITQDKVLILFVLVVIFMTVVVYLTLR; encoded by the exons ATGTCACTCTCCAAACTGTCATCCACTGTTAAAG TGTTTATCATTGGGAAAACTGGAAACGGAAAAAGTTTGCTAGGAAACTCTATTCTGGGAAGAGAAGAGTTTCTGGTAGCAAGAAGCATGAGATCAACGACCGTTCGTCTTGGCAAGGCGGTTGGCTTTGTAAATGGACAACAGATTATG ATACTGGACACCCCGGATCCAGTTAACTTAAACCTCAGTGATACAGAAATCAAAAATGAGGTCACTCGGTGGAAGTCAGCGGTTGAAGGTCCCTACGCCATCTTGCTGGCGGTGAGGTGTGACGTGCGCTACACGGCGGAAGAATACGACATCTACATGAAAATCAAGAGAGCATGGGGAGACAACGCATTCACTAACCGCCTGGTGGTGGTCTTCACGTTTggagacagacaggacagagaCATTCACGAGGAGCTGAAGACAGTTTGCTGGGAACTGCGCAATGTCCTGGCTGATGCTGGGAACTGCTATGTCCTCTTTAACAATATG gCCCGAGGAAGTGAGATGGCGGCGCAAGTAGGACAGTTGTTGAATGTCATTCACCGTCTTGATATGAAATCTGCAGTTTCTCCAATTACTCAAGACAAGGTGCTCATTTTGTTTGTCCTGGTTGTTATTTTCATGACAGTGGTTGTGTATCTTACCCTAAGATAG
- the LOC112574370 gene encoding GTPase IMAP family member 4-like, with product MEELRVVLLGKTGSGKSALGNTLLGREAFKSRRGLTSDTKICQWAEALVEGIKLSVTDTPGVCDTHREEEEVLVEVGKSVAVACPGPHVVIIVLRCDRRFTEEEYGAIKTLQNLFGQSVRHHLMMVFTGGDDLQVPFEKMLDALKIQIGEASEDLKEVLCDAYNRFCVVDNTGSFEVRKKYANVVLNMAYDLVQRNHGRYFTNEMVDTYHQSVLAAILRRQRAGSMTRDEAVKDTRQAIVEEKEEPSFFETLKDIGTRFILPVVGSMLVPKCSVM from the exons ATGGAGGAGCTGCGCGTTGTGCTGCTGGGTAAGACTGGAAGTGGGAAAAGTGCTCTCGGAAATACTCTTCTCGGTCGTGAAGCCTTTAAGAGTAGACGAGGGCTGACCTCTGACACGAAAATCTGTCAATGGGCGGAAGCATTAGTGGAAGGGATAAAGTTAAGT GTGACAGACACACCTGGGGTGTGTGACACTCACcgcgaagaagaagaagttctGGTTGAAGTTGGCAAGAGCGTAGCTGTAGCCTGTCCAGGCCCTCATGTTGTGATCATCGTTCTTCGATGTGATCGTCGCTTCACTGAG GAGGAATATGGAGCTATTAAGACTCTTCAGAATTTGTTTGGACAAAGTGTTCGTCATCATCTCATGATGGTTTTTACAGGAGGAGATGATCTTCAAGTTCCTTTTG AGAAAATGCTGGATGCTCTGAAAATCCAAATTGGGGAAGCATCTGAAGATCTCAAGGAAGTTTTGTGTGACGCGTACAACCGCTTTTGTGTTGTAGACAACACTGGTTCATTTGAAGTGAGGAAGAAATATGCAAATGTTGTCTTAAACATGGCTTAT GACTTGGTTCAGAGAAACCATGGGAGATACTTCACCAATGAGATGGTCGACACTTACCACCAAAGTGTACTTGCAGCCATCCTTCGCCGTCAAAGAGCTGGGAGTATGACGAGGGATGAGGCAGTCAAAGACACACGGCAAGCTattgttgaagaaaaagaagaacctAGCTTCTTTGAAACTCTCAAAGATATAGGGACAAGATTTATCCTTCCAGTTGTCGGAAGTATGCTGGTACCGAAGTGCTCTGTTATGTAA
- the LOC112574369 gene encoding GTPase IMAP family member 8-like has protein sequence MCPDPHLILLTIRCVPLDLGADVFRFRRFKRLCGTEFTRRRLVMLLTCEDKLKESVEDFKKRTHSGLEEIWREADTRHVFIGAREQETLLHQVFQICDELKNSKGDCMECEEESGSCDGFLDCALEANKQEETFMQNGHTKNVLKRELKVLIIGKTGNGKSSVGNSILNTDTFPVTRGLVSSAQTDLERTAQKFGVTIKVTDTPDVSNLRIDKEEANKRISKWKSCDPDVILLAIRCDLRYTAEEYQIYEQIKKVLGEEYVKQRLTVAFTFGDRQDMDIEEELKTICKELKAVLADAEGRYIVFSSQDKDEDKKRQLIHLMNLVPNFKFPSDLKRILLLGSTASGKISGGNALVRRNVFKAGTTMPKKTNYITEVDGMWLQVINTPELLPTRGFKKQMSSLLEASEPGPHAIVVFVRESQVASEDFSFFEGLEVYFGERLEHHLIVVTVTDERSSAGDDSLSKLDKIKCREKLCFVDTQTSNDKTEILTTNIKNLLQATEGDFLPIKRIPCDHHDTDTPTSHKKVKY, from the exons ATGTGTCCTGATCCTCACCTCATCCTTCTGACCATCCGCTGTGTACCACTCGATCTTGGCGCTGATGTGTTTCGGTTCCGAAGGTTCAAACGTCTCTGCGGGACAGAATTTACTCGCAGACGTCTGGTAATGCTCTTAACATGTGAAGACAAGCTGAAAGAGAGTGTAGAAGATTTCAAAAAGCGAACACACTCAGGTTTGGAAGAAATTTGGAGAGAAGCCGATACACGACATGTGTTTATTGGTGCCAGGGAACAAGAAACACTCCTTCACCAGGTCTTCCAGATTTGTGACGAGCTGA AAAACTCAAAAGGGGATTGTATGGAGTGCGAAGAGGAGTCTGGATCCTGTGACGGATTCTTGGACTGCGCACTTGAAGCTAACAAGCAAGAAGAGACTTTCATGCAAAATGGCCATACGAAGAATGTACTTA AGCGCGAACTGAAAGTGTTAATAATTGGCAAGACTGGAAATGGAAAAAGCAGTGTAGGTAACTCCATCTTGAACACAGACACCTTTCCCGTTACACGAGGTTTGGTATCATCTGCACAAACGGACCTGGAAAGGACAGCTCAGAAATTTGGTGTGACCATCAAA GTAACTGATACACCTGACGTTAGCAATCTGCGTATAGACAAAGAGGAAGCTAATAAAAGAATTAGCAAGTGGAAGTCATGTGACCCTGATGTCATTTTGCTGGCCATTCGGTGTGACCTGCGCTACACCGCGGAGGAATACCAAATCTACGAGCAGATAAAGAAAGTATTAGGAGAAGAATATGTCAAGCAGAGGCTAACAGTGGCCTTCACCTTTGGTGATCGACAAGATATGGACATAGAAGAGGAACTAAAAACAATCTGCAAAGAGCTGAAGGCGGTTCTGGCAGATGCTGAAGGACGCTACATCGTGTTCAGCAGTCAGGATAAAGATGAGGACAAAAAGCGGCAGCTTATTCATCTCATGAACCTTGTGCCCAACTTCA AGTTTCCTAGTGACTTGAAGAGAATCCTTCTCCTTGGATCCACAGCAAGCGGGAAAATCTCAGGAGGCAATGCACTTGTACGAAGAAATGTGTTCAAAGCAGGCACAACAATGCCAAAGAAAACCAACTACATAACTGAAGTCGATGGAATGTGGTTACAG GTCATCAATACACCGGAATTACTCCCCACCCGTGGCTTTAAAAAGCAGATGAGCTCGCTGCTGGAGGCTTCGGAGCCTGGTCCACATGCCATTGTGGTTTTTGTCAGGGAATCACAGGTGGCGTCTGAAGATTTCTCCTTTTTTGAGGGACTTGAAGTGTATTTCGGAGAGCGCCTTGAGCATCACTTGATAGTTGTTACTGTTACAGACGAGAGGAGCAGCGCAGGAGATGACAGTCTGAGTAaacttgacaaaataaaatgcagggAAAAACTCTGCTTCGTAGACACCCAGACATCAAATGACAAGACCGAAATATTGACGACTAACATTAAAAATCTTCTTCAGGCCACAGAGGGAGACTTCTTACCAATAAAGCGCATTCCTTGTGACCATCATGACACAGATACTCCTACTTCTCATAAGAAAGTCAAATACTGa